GCCAAAACAACCGAGGGTTACACTGGATTGCATGGAACAAGATATGCGTTCCACATGATCAAGGTGGACTTGGCTTCTTGGATTTACATGACTTTAATATTGCCCTATTAGCAAAACAACTTTGGAGATTGATTCAGTTTCCAAACTCACTGCTTGCCCGAGTCTTGAGAGGACGGTATTACAATCGATCATGCCCTTTGGAAGATCGAAAGGTCTACTCACCCTCATATGGCTGGCGTAGTATTATGGCAGCAAAACCACTCCTAAAATCGGGCCTACGAAAGACTATTGGGGCAGGACAAAACACATGTGTTTGGTCCGAGCCTTGGGTCCCGGACTTTGAGGCTCGTCCACCGAGACCGTCTGATCGAATTACTCATAGACACCCAAAACTCCTTGTCCACTCCTTCATTAGGCGTGATACAAGGGATTGGGATACTAACATGTTACTAGAATACTTTCATCCTGAGGATATCCCGTTAATACTCAAACTACGACCAAGTAATATGTGGTCGATGGATGGGTACGCGTGGAACTTTACAAAATCGGGCGCTTATTCAGTATAATCAGGATAtcaccgtttacaaaaggcgaAATTGGGTGATGATGAAGCTCATATTGTACAACCGAGTATTACTGGTTTACAGAGCCATGTGTGGAGTATCCCCGCTCCTGGGAAGATGAAACACTTTATGTGGCAAGCTTTGACAGGATGTATAGCGACAACTGAGAGACTCGCCTATAGACACTTGGGCACCGATAGGAGCTGTCCTAGATGTGGTGACCCTGAGGAAACCATTAACCACCTCCTCTTTGAATGCCCCCCAGCCCTCCAGGTGTGGGCTTTATcggactatccgtcccttccgGGTTACTTCCCGAGTACCTCTGTTTATCAAAACATGAACTTCCTTTTTTGGAAGAAGAGAAACGTGGCCTCTATGGAACCACTTATTGAGACTTTCCCATGGATcttatggtacatttggaaggctcGCAATGATAAAATTTTCAATGGTAAGGATATCTCCCCTTTGGATACCCTTCAGCTAGCTTCCCTTGAAGCTGAATGTTGGAGAAAAGCTAATTTACTGGAGgagggagaagaagaggagcaaCATCTTGCTCCGTCGCTGGTTTCGACTCTTCCTGTCGACCCCCAACGTCCGACCTGCCAAATCGATGCATCATGGATCGATAATAGCACGGTTAGTTGCTTAGGGTGGTTCTACAAAGATCAACTGGGAGTCGAAAGATTTGGACTACAAGGTTGCAGGAAAAGCCTATCAAGCCTCCATGCAGAGATGGAAGGACTCATATGGGCGATGTCCTGTTTGCGAGAATTACAGTACACCGTGATTCATATCGAGACAGACTGTTCCGACATGGTAGATATGATTGCTAACCCTACTGACTGGCCGGCCTTTGCCTCTGAGTTAGCTTCCTTCCGATTTCAACGAGCCGGTTTCTTGGAGTTCAACATCAGCCATATACCGAGGACTAGGAATTCTCGTGCAGATTCTCTCGCCAAGGAGGCAAGGTGTACCGGTGTTCTTTTTTCCCATATAGATCAGACTCAGCCGGATAGAGCGTCTCTTCGGAACGACTCAAGCCCGACTACCAATTGATCTTAAAAGATGggcgtcgacaaaaaaaaaaaaatatattcaagtagtttttatgatataaacttttaaataacattctctctattttataatattaatatttttttcttgttacaaaaaaagtGTTATTTTAGAATTACAATGCAACTTTCAACTCAATATTAATTACAAatacattgattttataaataagttCATTTATCTCAAATTCTACTGATTATATGTAATTAATAAGTACTTAAATgcatttcaataattttttttaatttgtatgaaaatgtcaaagtaaatttttttatgaaccGGAATgagtaatattttaaataaaataagctcttttcaaaaaaatattttaaataaatatttttttatattattaattaatgaaatttaactttttacttcttaatcatttttattttttttatagactATTTTGTGATAGAAAATTTAAGAATTTATGAAAATACTTATAATTTAACCTGTTcagtttaaaattattaagagaGGAAACCAACTAAAAACCAAGTCGCTTGGTCAAGACTCAAGAGTCAAAAGTCAGAACGAAGAAGGGGGcacagaaaataataaaatcacatttttaacAGACAcgtgtaagtttttttaattcacCACACGATTCCCATGTATCATCTCTTCTCTCCCAATCCTTCTTCACACTTAAAAACCCGATTGTTGCAGAATTGGAGTAGGGAGAGAGAAGCGAAGGAGAGGAGAAGCATCAATGGTGACGGAGACGGACGATAGCGACTCCTCCGGGAGAATCAGAGTCAGATTCTCCTCTCAATCTCATCCTCTTATatgtttgaaatatatattcCCTAAGTCGCGTGATGATCCTTcgcacttttttttttaatttgatccATCTCACGTTTTATCAGATAGAAgatgttgttgatgatgatatTGATGATGATGCTGGTGAGAGTCTAGTAGAGGGCTTGGATGAGAAGTTGAATCATCTCAAAAGGAAGATTCAAGGGGAAAGAGTTAGGTCTATTCAAGTAAGAGGCACTCTATGCGCTCGCCTTATCAATAATCCTCTATATAACGCTGAAAAAGCATATTTAATCCGGGTCCTTAGTTTGTGGTTCTTAGTTcatgatttaacattttttttttttacacttttcggctGCTCTTATATCTCTGTTATTTGAGACACGGTTCTTAGCCGAAGAGCACGGGTTAATCATGGTGTAACTATGGCCtagcgatttcttgaacattggttgaatcattttatgtatttatctATTTGGAATTTTAAATGCAGGAGAGATTTGAGGTTAATAAAAAGAAAGTGGATGTTCATGTTACTACTCCCTTTTCGTCTAACGGAGGGGATGATAGCGATGTGTTTTGTACGAGGATGGGGAAACCGCTCTGCAAGTTAACTGGGTTTCCTCATGGGGTGGCAGAGAGAGACTATGTTCCTACTAAGGATGTTTTATCAGGGAGTGTCAGGCTTCCTAGTGCTGAGAGGATACCTCCATACACTACCTGGATATTCTTGGACAGGCATGtccttctttttttctctcgtTCTCTTGTGTAATTACTACATTAGTTTTGAGTTCAGCTGTGGTTGTGTTTGTTTGTATGGCTGTAGGAGTTTCACAGTGATGTCTTGAATCAGTACTCTCTATTCgtagatttgtttttaaatgtaTCTGTTAGACGCTTTTTTCTTCATTAAGGGTCAATTTGGTGATGATGAGAAGAAAAATAGATCACGATACTCTCCTCTTCTATACTTTCTTTTTGAATCTCTGTTATTTTTTTCTGTCTTTCCTTGCCATGTTGTTTTAGTTCACAATCTGCATTGGGAGCATGCTGTCCAAAATACAGTTTAACAATAAGCTGGACCACCCTTCGTATTACGTGTTGTTTTTCTTGTCTGAAAATATCTTTTAACAATGCAGAAATCAAAGAATGGTTGAAGATCAGTCTGTGGTTGGTCGGAGACAGATATATTACGATCAACATGGTGGGGAGACGCTGATATGTAGCGATAGCGAAGAAGAACCTGAACCCGAGGAAGAAAAACGTGAATATTCTGAGGGTGAAGACTGCATTATATGGTTAGTTTTCCAGAGAGTGTGAATCATGGACTGTCATATATTCTAATAGGAGGAAACTGTGGTGCTGGTATACTTGTTGATGCTAAAGAAAAATGACATCTATCGTCTTAACATCAGATCTCATTCTGTATATCTCTTCATTGGCAGTAGTTCTGAAATAACCTGGTTTGATCTGAATTGTCAGGTTGATTGGGCAGGAGTATGGCATGGGTGAGGAAGTGCAGGATGCTCTCTCCCAGTTCCTCATCTTAGATGCTTCGGAAATTCTGGTGTGGTTTTAGCCACCTTGTTCTTGTGGTTTATCTGATGATGTGTTTCTGGTCTTGTTATACTTTAATCAAGAGTTGTGTCTGACTCTCCTCTCTGCCGCAGGAAAGATACAATGAGCTAAAGTTGAAAAATCAACAGAATGTTGAGGCCTTCTCTGATTCCGGATTCAAGCTGGGGATATCTCTTGACAAGGGCCTTAGTGCTGCTCTAGATTCTTTTGATAATCTTTTCTGCCGCCGTTGCTTGGTACTTGGACATCTCTTTTGTGACAGATAGATTATGTATGACTAAGTCTTTGGTAatcatgtttatttattttattttttgttcaaacaggTGTTTGACTGTCGTCTGCATGGATGTTCTCAGCCTTTGATTAGTGCTGTAAGCTTGAACCAGTTGTTACTTTCTTTAGTTGTACTGATTAAGTTTAAGTGAAAAAACTTAACCAGAGGGCTTTGGTTGACAGAGTGAAAAACAGCCTTATTGGTCTGATTATGAAGGTGATAGGAACCCCTGCAGCAAACATTGTTACCTCCAGGTCTATCTCTCAATTACTCTTTATACGCTCATAGACACGTGTATATTCGTAGCAAAGCATGAAACTGTTTTCAGTCTAGTGTTGTCGTCAATAAACCATCTAGAAAATATCAGTTCATGGAATTGATGTCATATGTGTCGCCAAATAGGTTGAGGCCTGGCATGTATGCGCTGCTAGAGTAATGAACTTTCATAATATTTACACTCGTGCGTAGTCTTGTTTATGTATGAACTTCTATTGGTTACGAAGTCTAAATCACCACCAttcttattttaatgtttttttcgtTTAAGGCGGTCAGAGAAGTACCCGGAGGAAGCAGTAGCTTTGCATCTAAAACGGAGGAGAAAGCTTCAGAAGAGGGATGCAGCAAGGCTGACTCCTTTGATAACCCTCATGATCCTGCTGGTGGTGTGAATCTGCCAGTTGAAAAGACTAATACTGGTTCCAATAACTTAGATTCATCCTCTGGTATAGAGCAAGACAACAAAACTAGGGAAAAACGTGAGGCCACAAGACTAGAAGACTCCAGTGATCTGCCTAATTTATCAAACAAGAAACAGAAGACTGCAGTCTTGGATACAAAAATGCCATTGGTCAATACTATATCTAGACTAGAGGGTGATCAAGGTGGAAAATCTGAAACAAGTGAAGTAAATAGAGACTCAGGAGCTAGCTTAAAGGAATTAGCTGAGTATATTCCAGATAAAACAGTCCATGATGGTGGTTCCTCATCTTTTAAGCCAGAACATGGCAGTGGAAAGGGGACAATGGTTATTGCAGAAATGTCTGAGACAAGTCAACCATCTACAGAGTGGAAGCCTATTGAGAAGGATCTTTACTTGAAGGGAGTCGAAATGTTTGGGAGAAACAGGTAAACTGATTCTTGGTAAATTACTATTATTCGTCAAAACACAAAACACATATTTACTTATAGAATGTTTGTCCATGCTGTTCCAGCTGTCTTATTGCAAGAAACCTGCTTTCTGGATTGAAAACATGCCTAGATGTCTCCAGTTACATGCGTGAAAACGAAGTTTCAGTCATTCGGAGGTCTAGCACTCCAAATTTGCTGTTGGATGAAGGCAGGACTGACCCAGGGAATGAGGTCAGCTATTGATCTTGCTTGGCTCTTTTTAATTTAATCTATAGTCTCTACAACTTCGGGTATTGGTGTATAAGAAATTAGTTGGCTAGACTGATAAGGTTACTAGAGATCTAATCCTCAAGAAATAAATTCTGGTCTGGAAAAgctatttttctttaatttcgCTGAAGCTATATTAGACAAGTGGTTATACCTTTAACTTGACAGGATGATGAGGTGCCTCCGAGGACGAGATTGTTCCGTAGAAAAGGCAAAGCCCGGAAGCTGAAATACTCTACAAAGTCAGCTGGTCATCCATCTGTCTGGAAAAGAATAGCAGGTGGCAAAAACCAGTCATGTAAGCAATACACACCATGTGGATGCCTGTCAATGTGCGGAAAGGACTGCCCTTGTCTAACTAATGAAACTTGCTGCGAGAAATACTGCGGGTATGCAGACAAATTTAATGTCAAATGGAAGCAGTTCAGTATCTTGTATAAGTTTAACCCAGCGGTTGTTTTTAATACAGGTGCTCGAAAAGTTGTAAAAACCGTTTCCGAGGATGTCATTGTGCAAAGAGTCAATGCAGAAGCAGGCAGTGTCCGTGCTTTGCTGCTGGTAGAGAATGTGATCCAGATGTTTGCAGAAATTGCTGGGTTAGGTTAGTCCTGTTCAAATTAAAGTCTCTTGGGTTGCCTTTATACAAACCAAAGTCTTGTATTTGATGACTAATTTAAAAGGACTTGCTCGTTTTATCAGTTGTGGAGATGGTTCTCTGGGAGAAGCACCAAGACGCGGAGAAGGCCAGTGTGGAAACATGAGACTTCTCCTGAGGCAACAGCAGAGGGTATAATGTCACTATCATCATTCTTTTTCAAAAAGGggtttttttaatgttaattaatCTGTTTTTCATGTGTTATTTCACCAGATCCTCTTGGGTAAGTCTGATGTTGCTGGATGGGGTGCGTTTCTAAAGGTAAACATGTGAACGTCTTTCTTAATTTTAACTCTTTTCTCTATCCGTGGGTAATCTGATCTTCCTTGGACCATCATCAGAACTCGGTCAGCAAGAATGAGTACCTCGGAGAATACACTGGCGAATTGATCTCACACCGTGAGGCGGATAAGCGTGGGAAAATATATGACCGTGCAAATTCATCCTTCCTCTTTGACTTGAATGACCAGGTGACTAGTATCTCTCACCTTCCTTCTCGTAGGTTTTCAAGTTGAACATTTGTAATTTATAAGGTgatgtttaatatatatgcaGTTCGTCCTCGATGCTCAACGTAAAGGAGACAAGCTGAAGTTCGCCAATCACTCAGCTAAACCCAATTGCTACGCTAAGGTACTAAAAGCTTCTCTATTTACTCAAATGATTCTGAATGTGAACTAGGATTGGGTAAAGACTAGTATCTACAATAAAGGAACAAAaccacattttaataaaaacagCATCATCTACTAGCTCTGAAGAAAACCAAAGATCGAAGGTAGCTTTGTAGATAATCATCAAAAGACACTAGTCTCTACGATCTATTCTCATGTAAACTCAAATGTATTTGTGTAATAGATTGTGTATACAGATCCTTAGTTGTATAGAAACAACCATGGAATCATGTTATCTTTATTCAGTAAAGTTGATGTGGTAAAGAGTTATGGGTCTATGCAGACAAGAACACTTACAATGGATGGGTCTTGTTTATTTTGTCTCAAGAACACTTATAATGGATGGGTCTTGTTTGTTTTGTCTTGGCAGGTAATGTTTGTGGCGGGAGATCACAGGGTGGGAATATTTGCAAACGAAAGAATAGAAGCGAGTGAGGAGCTGTTCTATGACTACAGATATGGACCAGACCAAGCACCAGCTTGGGCTCGCAAACCTGAAGGCTCCTCCAAGAAAGACGATTCATCCATTACTCATCGTCGAGCCAGAAAGCACCAATCTCATTGATTTTAGAGGtgaaaaatgaatttaaaataaatagaagagAGGCTAAATGTTAAAGATCATATGTAAGATATGATATTGAAGTTTACCTTTTATTTTCAAGTTGGAACTTTCATCTATTGTATAGGAACTAATAGTTTATGAATTATTGGGGTCAGTAAGGATAATTAACAGTGTCATAgtgttgtttttggtttatcaGTATTGATTTGTGATTGAGCGGGGCTCCTGGTTCCTGATACTGATTAATCGGAAGTCCTGTCTGCTTACCGTTATCTCTAATTAACTTACGATTACCAACATCAAATCCAATCTCTAGTTCATTACTTCGGTACAATGatatccattttttttgtttttttgaaaaatgttagTAGTAGACTTCTCTAAAAGTCAATGACATCCATATTAGTACACAACTTAACATTACCTGATTAATacaccaaattttattttcagatgATACTCCGTGTATGACACTCGCATCAAAGATCATGCACTCGTTAATACTCAGTGTTCATCGTTTCTAGATTGCTCTGCTTTTACATTTCAGATAACTCTGTGTTTCTTACTTGAGATAATGCGATTGAGAAACTGTGAGCTTGACTAGTGAGTTGGCTgaattgttttgaaaaaaaacattactgTAAACTTTATTTTTACCATGTACACAGATAACTCTGTGTTTCTTTCTTGAGATAATGCGATTGAGAGACTGTGAGCTTGACTAGTGAGTTAGCTGAATTGTTTTGATCAAAAACATTACTACTGTAAACTTTATTTTTACCATGTACACATGAATTTTATAAAAGAACAGAAAAAGTCTCAAAACAATTATTTGGAATGATATGATAACTAAACTGAACAgtagagttttttttattcGTGTTGGACTCCTGACTGTATGTTAAATTAACACAAGGAGGTCCTCGACCTGTTTGACAATGCCAGTTCAATATTCCCGTAACTTCACTTCCCCTAGGAGCATCTCTACGTGCCACCGTAGCTCATTCTCCGTCCGCCTTTGGCTTTAGGTGAACGGGAGGGTGTATCGAAAGTCCGTTCTTCGCCTTTTAACCACACGAGTCAATATGTTAATaagtagaaaagaaaacaagtcGAGAATATAGTAAATTGCAAAATTTTAACAGCGAAAGAGATTTACAAAGTAAGAAGAGACTGACCTAGGTGGCGGAATCTAGCCTCTGTGACACAAACCTGAAAGACTAGGCATATAAGAAGCAGCAAACGTAGGAGAAAAAAGGAAGTTTGTGTTGTTTTCTTCATTGTCAGTTTGTTCTTCTCTGAATTACCGTAGACCACAACTGTATATATAGTAGATTGAATCACACAAAATCACACTTGTCTATTGAATTTATTCACGGGGAAGTGTCAAACTTCGTGAACTCCTTTCTTTTCTACAAATACGCggttttgtataaatata
This genomic stretch from Brassica napus cultivar Da-Ae chromosome C9, Da-Ae, whole genome shotgun sequence harbors:
- the LOC106426666 gene encoding histone-lysine N-methyltransferase EZA1-like encodes the protein MVTETDDSDSSGRIRIEDVVDDDIDDDAGESLVEGLDEKLNHLKRKIQGERVRSIQERFEVNKKKVDVHVTTPFSSNGGDDSDVFCTRMGKPLCKLTGFPHGVAERDYVPTKDVLSGSVRLPSAERIPPYTTWIFLDRNQRMVEDQSVVGRRQIYYDQHGGETLICSDSEEEPEPEEEKREYSEGEDCIIWLIGQEYGMGEEVQDALSQFLILDASEILERYNELKLKNQQNVEAFSDSGFKLGISLDKGLSAALDSFDNLFCRRCLVFDCRLHGCSQPLISASEKQPYWSDYEGDRNPCSKHCYLQAVREVPGGSSSFASKTEEKASEEGCSKADSFDNPHDPAGGVNLPVEKTNTGSNNLDSSSGIEQDNKTREKREATRLEDSSDLPNLSNKKQKTAVLDTKMPLVNTISRLEGDQGGKSETSEVNRDSGASLKELAEYIPDKTVHDGGSSSFKPEHGSGKGTMVIAEMSETSQPSTEWKPIEKDLYLKGVEMFGRNSCLIARNLLSGLKTCLDVSSYMRENEVSVIRRSSTPNLLLDEGRTDPGNEDDEVPPRTRLFRRKGKARKLKYSTKSAGHPSVWKRIAGGKNQSCKQYTPCGCLSMCGKDCPCLTNETCCEKYCGCSKSCKNRFRGCHCAKSQCRSRQCPCFAAGRECDPDVCRNCWVSCGDGSLGEAPRRGEGQCGNMRLLLRQQQRILLGKSDVAGWGAFLKNSVSKNEYLGEYTGELISHREADKRGKIYDRANSSFLFDLNDQFVLDAQRKGDKLKFANHSAKPNCYAKVMFVAGDHRVGIFANERIEASEELFYDYRYGPDQAPAWARKPEGSSKKDDSSITHRRARKHQSH